A single genomic interval of Osmerus eperlanus chromosome 14, fOsmEpe2.1, whole genome shotgun sequence harbors:
- the cplane1 gene encoding ciliogenesis and planar polarity effector 1 codes for MELQLEVVLSSCIKRKKPWPRFCWLGLEKESVFLLDDRRISEINMISGRTRKKTPKLHPLLPRVVTMAASQSGMWLAGLLESGEMFLWSRDKDSLKTVSAVPEVSQMVSAAQGSRIRLSLLVSGDGMRVLLVSPAGQVFLWECVDVRDLAGVRDGPARGVWAHIHSPGDWRAPSPQDKETSRHSVFVRTDALGDVCLSAFVFSDGDKLSVTFLKIQWEEGQGGRVGSVGYSVRWVTKTYPLTSLSPPCRPVKSRGALVSAFSPDGQLLSIVLNQRDPRATQVLFVSTQNFVSVSRGLGGCGSKKLAIPSKYVRSYWVGSVSWSAGGLLLACVLKRGSLLMVGRLGGLLSLSTSGCNVDFSPAHFLPLHPLVTYKPPVSVGTKDASLSSSSMSARDLLRQRFSVTWHPRLLYLIVSDGYMATVLRTAEKPSSASLLRAALQDTSRSLERASTALEHTQPHARSWLESVSCLKQSSSLEEVRPRTLSVSPAPATAPAPDTSTSTLPLFLQDQGTLGDTREMLQRVQAMFEDDSDNEGLPAGSHGQDGGRLEFASMFDTLHALSDTLVDPHPDPDSDSADSDRKAPPVISELRRAQDSLLTAWALGLSLGGALEGRERLLRYAVRCAVRFAALLRLTTHPGTYARKKKKKKKREKETRSFSSLLLRLLRTLVSFLPWDGLGAGGRSCLGLVVELSQQLVSLLLSLPPGPCLIGRADGGPTSQSLSTAILMLQLVSRSLDHTYSLQQETPWGSSHLQGVPGQPPWPTDAYRVPLLQEEELGMPKHIQEALPIPQRPSSRLVEVWQSVYKLTLQYWEELRGEGQGEELDRVSVLLSRLQASLQGLGEELGAGPALSTHTGERHFLFGSYRESVDAWRAELEAVRERGGGRAAFVETRLCLALLYGLLFRYRLREAQALGDHMAAVLQAQTEAPRQGRTHREAACAVVQSLGRFMASYFTNQPLLILPPHSVDVLPPLHLPHGPGVGRLVPLCQERVAGAVRGQQLSEVWTVGYGQDLLLQGGLLPEVVWLAHRLGDWKAAVSVGLAYTTYCKEHSDFTRLRWRELHLPAALEPESIFQDQLEALLGRKAGAEESHGDQDTHSSFTDSLEGEDMEQLQASVQEILKASVMAGVDVLSRPLVALLEAARDLASCLPALVPSGLYLPAPPLYCPQPTANTQDPSGTQGERAEECSRHGVSGALQRALLLLRGARCTRPAAQWYVSHLRRSRHLLHKVRLKYSQHHPGRPRPPQPEAQAESLPEGLLKLVTQGGFFKQGPGGDRVLDPVTIQTIICFRELCGLCWMLHVRDQLSLTCRKYQAARNCGKDPKVPQAPADSGVTASCVEADSGVTASCVEADSGVTASCLEALRWARRFLPFSRFLNAEEILQDTLLSLVSELPPSALVADTLAGAFPDEEESVRVPLREKYSCLLQRLRHCTVPASQLSGEEEEEEEGGEMMTILIRDKLRQRRKHQRRLARHLAPPELHLWEREEAEEERGRSAVLLERFSLGASLSTSTLTDCGRPLVYSDGDTGENTSEALSPDLQRAARSKKVKVQAKAVVAKRGVRKAEIIQEETQSGAVPGQDPAAHAQSRAPSLGLPVVGTWEFELEDEEYLRFLELFLFYVLERDGPGGGASDRDPPLLRGFCSELRKTELHSLTFDVLTTLHRHRRQRDGRRAPGRAEGAAGPVFRAGNCYAAPPDSAQPPPSSLRVDPSVSRSSLSALPLPGLKPGKQLGLFGLRQEGSPAPEPATQGGRSGSEPCPSPSSLPWEQPSESWASGSLVPMEAVELQQEMDPKLEAQFPRLGRLLEWMVRWADKRVLLRPPDRKRERGVVGGGGVVIRVKASAPAVLTALSMLQLRYAVALLAADHHYAPAQGQERLWTVAPVLEPEVGVTVERERESSVDTGYPASAGTPLTLPDQEPRHEDLSYGSQTEGEEPAPYRDTSPRYDQEAMTFELEERGATLRQPSPDDLTSERENGSPGEDDVRASPSVSPPSAQPNSPPSSLLSTQDRVMTLADLQSARREEASSSFQDEEVDNQSSLDNLGIAPSDTDGETSAKSGHSEAPGPGSPPQPDLHPLPMTGSPAGAHTASSAPGAPGLQGTSTSSPLPAPSQTPLTQADPVRQLLQDELFKLVQLQQVNFMSLMQVVGASFNSLPHLQQISLQAQPSLHPPQPSLQAQPSLHPPQANIPQPQTSVPLTVSYQTSTPNPQDHPGPQGSRQPRPAPSSPTHRGETPSDRPPVRSHLQPSMEPPVPISHLLSVHPGPAGGFQGEGAGWIPSSQGLLTTVDPLPRPASSASFLPPHGGRKHDNPAPASVVSGLKLLQLHPSLLSLPPPPPGAPVREAWGPHPGGRGQAGPSHLNLSLYDPVTLRRSQEEERRGWRGGGEERDATAPPKHLNLDQYSHQTPLHPPPRGTQPPEHHTQASRGAEPAHRLPTLPPHRPHSIHGLPLLHFPNPGTHTSISLPHLPLPLCSTSLAPPPPSGPPTRLQLLHRDPDPPSMMAPPAGRQASVARLIPLEELMSWALGREAPGGSRMQLLRVDPQTRGPAPARTPSSTSSKRQVRREQRRREGQGSKVSFRPGNSIIPPPQPTEEEPAESAGGEGLVFPLGTFASELSGQGLVARALSTTAELHAFASTHKRPPDSQDACTNTETGSPPSLADKAVSPGSPAVVPETVGSAAVLPPELFLNLRFPREPADQAAVTPSQFINVIDLEDSALLQELPSRPQPSPPTSAELHLLAASVTNSARPQMPTASTSSQDKVPQGSPDVSMSSPPGTPSEPGGDPEMVTLPQGRRGRGGALEAWKPSGIQVSAHLSEMDAQLSALQDIAEHMEREFSNTRLLVKTIETLAPGMAPDEERTHMNKTVTLAVSPEAWRPRPSLPLVTRPSGYHEEEEEEEEEGRDTEIVSSAPGGPNLHLSLSSPSAAVRNTSSHHIPTDSTFNMAGSSTRWPDLSGLSDVADILGELVRDGAMSPSALGLSYSQAAHLGRRAGQQGARAEEERRELRMWMRRKQRERTVEYHRQREEKRERERKPFKPSVASKPTSKVLDINRKNKEEKDKILLMEHHNQRAQEACSLITDLLTTPLSLPVASARPLASPQPLPSQVTSSTRRGPRGRSLSVALEKRRSASALLGRTRSLSSTRPAPHVQGSSGGQGTLSSRLGLHRPASVLPRDRLSQVTRRGMLSEQRSRTGIHSTPHGETLTTGHERWRELSQSPPGRRGGGGARERREQAEEREVVSPWDPPPEIRRLLGLEGSDPGQSVAGVSEDRVAGARGGAAGLETLSDSTGSILSKLDWAAIERIVAGEG; via the exons ATGGAGCTGCAGTTGGAGGTTGTGTTATCGTCTTGCATTAAACGGAAGAAACCATGGCCGCGGTTCTGTTGGCTGGGTTTG GAGAAGGAGTCGGTTTTCTTACTGGATGACAGGCGGATAAGCGAGATCAACATGATCTCTGGTCGCACTAGGAAGAAGACGCCCAAACTTCACCCCTTACTCCCCAGGGTGGTAACCATGGCTGCATCTCAGAGTG GCATGTGGCTTGCAGGGCTGCTAGAGTCAGGAGAGATGTTTCTATGGAGCAGGGACAAAGATTCCTTGAAGACGGTTTCAGCTGTCCCCGAAGTATCTCAGATGGTTTCCGCTGCTCAAG GGTCACGCATCCGCCTGTCCCTCCTGGTGTCTGGCGATGGGATGCGTGTTCTCCTGGTGAGCCCAGCCGGACAGGTGTTCCTCTGGGAGTGTGTGGACGTGCGTGACCTGGCGGGGGTGAGGGATGGCCCTGCCAGGGGCGTCTGGGCTCACATCCACTCCCCTGGGGACTGGAGGGCTCCCTCTCCACAGGACAAGGAGACATCTCGGCACAGTGTCTTCGTCAGGACAGAT GCTTTGGGGGACGTGTGCTTGTCGGCGTTTGTTTTCAGCGACGGAGATAAACTGAGTGTTACTTTTCTGAAGATCCAGTGGGAGGAAGGCCAGGGTGGCAGAGTCGG TTCTGTGGGATACAGTGTGCGCTGGGTCACCAAGACGTACCCGCTGACCAGCCTCAGCCCGCCCTGCCGGCCGGTGAAGTCCAGGGGGGCGCTGGTGTCAGCCTTCTCCCCCGATGGTCAGCTGTTATCCATAGTCCTGAACCAGAGAGACCCAAGG GCTACGCAGGTGCTCTTCGTCAGCACGCAGAACTTCGTGAGCGTGTCCAGAGGACTGGGGGGCTGCGGCAGCAAGAAACTAGCCATCCCCTCGAAATACGTGAG GTCGTACTGGGTGGGCAGCGTGAGCTGGTCTGCAGGGGGTCTCCTGCTGGCCTGCGTGCTGAAGAGAGGCTCCCTCCTCATGGTGGGCCGCCTGGGCGGCCTGCTCTCCCTGTCCACCTCCGGGTGCAACGTGGACTTCAGCCCCGCACATTTCCTACCCTTGCACCCACTGGTCACCTACAA acctccgGTCTCCGTGGGGACGAAGGACGCCTCTCTGTCCAGCTCCAGCATGTCGGCCCGGGACCTCCTGAGACAGCGGTTCTCTGTGACGTGGCACCCCCGCCTGCTCTACCTCATCGTGTCGGACGGGTACATGGCTACGGTCCTGAGGACCGCAGAGAAGCCCTCGTCTGCGTCCCTGCTCAGGGCAGCGCTGCAAGACACCAGCCGCAGCCTGGAGAGAGCCAGCACCGCCCTGGAGCACACTCAG CCTCATGCCAGATCCTGGTTGGAGTCTGTATCCTGTCTGAAGCAGAGCAGCAGCTTGGAGGAAGTGAGACCCAGGACCTTATCAGTGTCTCCTGCCCCCGccacagccccggccccagATACATccacctctaccctgcctctcttcctgcagGACCAGGGCACCCTGGGAGACACCAGGGAGATGCTCCAGAGAGTCCAG GCCATGTTTGAGGATGACTCGGATAACGAGGGCCTTCCTGCTGGCTCCCACGGACAGGATGGAGGTCGTCTGGAGTTTGCCTCCATGTTTGACACCCTCCACGCCCTCTCAGACACCCTGGTGGACccccacccagacccagacTCTGACTCTGCGGACTCTGACAGGAAAGCTCCCCCGGTCATCTCAGAGCTCCGCAGGGCCCAGGACAGCCTGCTGACGGCCTGGGCTCTGGGGCTGTCTCTAGGGGGCGCCCTGGAGGGCAGAGAGCGCCTCCTGAGGTACGCCGTCCGGTGCGCCGTCCGCTTTGCTGCGCTCCTCCGTCTGACCACCCACCCCGGCACGTAcgccaggaagaagaagaagaagaagaagagggagaaggagactcgttcgttctcctctctcctcctccgtctcctcagAACTCtcgtctccttcctcccctgggACGGCCTTGGCGCCGGCGGGCGCAGCTGCCTGGGATTGGTTGTGGAGCTCAGCCAACAGCTGGTCAGCCTgctgctctccctgccccctggccCGTGTCTGATTGGCCGGGCGGATGGTGGACCCACCTCTCAGAGCCTATCCACAGCCATACTTATGCTCCAGCTGGTTTCGCGCAGTCTGGACCACACCTACAGCCTGCAGCAGGAAACACCCTGGGGGTCCTCCCACCTCCAGGGGGTGCCGGGCCAGCCCCCCTGGCCCACGGACGCCTACCGTGTGCCTTTGTTGCAGGAGGAGGAACTAGGGATGCCCAAGCATATACAAGAAGCGCTCCCTATACCGCAGAGACCCTCCAGCAG GTTGGTGGAGGTGTGGCAGTCAGTCTACAAGCTGACCCTGCAGTACTGGGAGGAGCTGAGGggcgaggggcagggggaggagcttgatcgcgtgtctgtcctcctgtcccgcctccaggcctctctccaggggctgggggaggagctgggggccGGCCCCGCCCTCTCGACCCACACAG GTGaacgtcacttcctgtttgggtcGTACAGAGAGAGCGTGGATGCATGGAGGGCTGAGCTGgaggcggtgagagagagag gAGGTGGGCGGGCCGCCTTCGTGGAGACCCGGCTGTGTCTGGCTCTGCTGTACGGCCTGCTGTTCCGGTACCGCCTGAGAGAGGCCCAGGCCCTGGGGGACCACATGGCTGCTGTGCTGCAGGCCCAGACGGAAGCTCCCCGGCAGGGCCGGACCCACAGAGAGGCCGCCTGTGCCGTGGTTCAGAGTCTGGGCAGGTTCATGGCCTCCTACTTCACCAACCAGCCCCTCCTGATCCTGCCCCCCCACAGCGTGgacgtcctgccccccctccacctgccccacG gccctgGCGTGGGCCGCTTGGTGCCCCTGTGCCAGGAGCGCGTGGCGGGGGCGGTTCGGGGACAGCAGCTGTCAGAGGTGTGGACGGTGGGCTACGGCCAGGACCTGCTCCTCCAGGGGGGGCTGTTGCCTGAGGTGGTCTGGCTGGCGCAccggctgggggactggaaggcCGCTGTCTCCGTGGGTCTGGCCTACACCACCTACTGCAAGGAGCACAGCGActtcaccag ACTCAGGTGGAGAGAACTACATCTCCCAGCTGCCCTTGAGCCTGAGAGCATATTTCAGGATCAGTTGGAAGCTCTGCTGGGCCGGAAGGCTGGGGCAGAGGAGTCCCATGgagaccaggacacacacagcagcttcaCAG actctctggaaggggaggaCATGGAGCAGCTGCAGGCGTCTGTGCAGGAGATCTTGAAGGCTTCCGTCATGGCGGGGGTAGACGTCCTGTCCCGGCCCCTGGTTGCCCTCCTGGAGGCAGCCAGAGACCtggcctcctgcctgcctgccctggtGCCCTCAGGGCTCTACCtgcccgcccctcccctctactgcccccagCCCACTGCCAACACACAG gaccCGTCGGGGACGCAGGGGGAGCGGGCGGAGGAGTGTTCCCGTCACGGCGTGTCCGGGGCTCTCCAGCGGGCGCTGCTGCTCCTGAGGGGCGCACGCTGCACCCGTCCTGCTGCCCAGTGGTACGTCAGCCACCTGCGGCGCTCACGCCACCTCCTGCacaag gtcCGGCTGAAATACTCCCAGCATCATCCTGGTCGACCTCGTCCTCCTCAGCCCGAGGCCCAGGCAGAGTCCTTACCCGAGGGCCTGCTGAAGCTGGTGACCCAGGGGGGATTCTTcaagcagggtcctggaggagacCGAGTCCTGGATCCTGTCACCATACAGACTATCA TATGTTTCAGAGAGCTGTGCGGTCTGTGCTGGATGCTGCATGTCAGAGACCAGCTCTCGCTCACATGCAGGAAGTACCAGGCCGCTAGGAACTGTGGGAAAGACCCCAAGGTCCCTCAGGCACCTGCTGACTCTGGGGTGACAGCTTCCTGTGTGGAGGCTGACTCTGGGGTGACAGCTTCCTGTGTGGAGGCTGACTCAGGGGTGACAGCTTCCTGTTTGGAGGCCCTGCGCTGGGCCCGCCGCTTCCTGCCCTTCTCCCGCTTCCTGAACGCTGAGGAGATCCTCCAGGacaccctcctcagcctggtgtctgagctgcccccttctgccctg GTGGCGGACACCTTGGCGGGGGCCTTCCCTGACGAGGAGGAGTCAGTCAGGGTTCCACTGAGGGAGAAGTACAGCTGTCTGCTGCAGAGGCTGAGGCACTGCACTGTCCCAG CCTCGCAGCTGagcggtgaggaggaggaggaagaggaggggggggagatgatGACCATCCTGATCCGGGACAAGCTCCGACAGAGGAGGAAGCACCAGCGGCGCCTGGCCCGTCACCTGGCTCCCCCAGAGCTCCAcctgtgggagagggaggaggcggaggaggagcggggccgCTCGGCCGTCCTGCTGGAGAGGTTCTCCCTGGGGGCCAGTCTCAGCACCAGCACCCTGACCGACTGTGGGCGCCCCCTGGTGTACAGCGATGGAGACACGGGGGAGAACACCTCCGAGGccctctctccagacctgcagagGGCGGCTCGCAG TAAGAAGGTGAAGGTCCAGGCCAAAGCTGTGGTGGCTAAACGAGGCGTTAGGAAGGCTGAGATCATCCAAGAGGAGACCCAGAGTGGAGCCGTGCCAGGGCAGGACCCAGCAGCCCATGCCCAGTCCCGGGCCCCCTCTCTGGGCCTGCCCGTGGTCGGCACCTGGGAGTTTgagctggaggacgaggagtACCTGCGTTTCCTGGAGCTGTTCCTCTTCTACGTGCTGGAGAGGGACGGCCCCGGGGGCGGGGCGTCGGACAGGGACCCCCCCTTGCTCCGGGGCTTCTGCTCGGAGCTGAGGAAGACCGAGCTCCACTCGCTCACCTTCGACGTGCTGACCACGCTCCACCGCCACCGCCGCCAGCGAGACGGGCGCCGCGCCCCCGGGAGGGCCGAGGGAGCCGCCGGCCCCGTGTTCCGAGCGGGCAACTGCTACGCGGCTCCTCCCGACTCcgcccagcctcctccctcgtCTCTCCGCGTTGACCCCTCCGTCTCCAGATccagcctctctgccctgcctctccccgggCTGAAGCCGGGCAAGCAGCTGGGTTTGTTTGGCCTCAGACAAGAGGGCAGCCCAGCCCCGGAGCCCGCCACCCAGGGAGGCCGCTCGGGCTCCGAGCCGTGCCCCAGTCCGAGCTCTCTTCCCTGGGAGCAACCATCCGAGAGCTGGGCGTCTGGATCCCTGGTCCCCATGGAGGCTGTGGAGCTCCAGCAGGAGATGGACCCCAAACTGGAAGCCCAGTTCCCCAGGCTGGGGAGGTTGCTGGAGTGGATGGTACGCTGGGCCGACAAGAGGGTCCTGCTCCGCCCGCccgacaggaagagggagaggggggtggtggggggcgggggggtggtgaTCCGGGTCAAAGCCTCGGCCCCTGCCGTCCTCACCGCCCTCAGCATGCTCCAGCTCAGATACGCCGTCGCCCTGCTGGCCGCGGACCACCACTACGCCCCCGCCCAGGGCCAGGAGAGACTGTGGACTGTTGCCCCAGTTCTGGAGCCTGAGGTGGGGGTGacggtggagagggagagggagagcagtgtGGATACTGGCTACCCTGCCTCAGCCGgcacccccctcaccctaccTGACCAGGAGCCCCGACATGAAGACCTCTCCTA TGGGTCCCAGaccgagggggaggagccagcacCGTACCGGGACACCTCACCACGCTATGACCAGGAGGCGATGACCTTTGAActcgaggagagaggagcgaccTTGCGACAACCCTCACCAGATGACCTTACCTCTGAACGCGAAA ATGGCAGTCCTGGGGAGGATGACGTCAGAGCGTCGCCCTCCGTCTCCCCTCCAAGTGCCCAGCCgaacagccccccctcctccctgctcagcACCCAGGACAGG GTTATGACGCTAGCAGACCTGCAGAGCGCCCGTAGAGAAGAAGCCAGCTCCAGCTTCCA AGATGAGGAGGTGGACAATCAGTCGAGCCTCGATAATCTGGGGATAGCGCCTTCTGATACTGATGGAGAGACGTCAGCCAAGAG TGGCCACAGTGAAgctccaggaccaggctcccCGCCCCAGCCCGACCTACACCCCCTCCCCATGACAGGGTCTCCGGCTGGGGCTCACACAGCCAGCTCTGCCCCTGGAGCTCCAGGCCTCCAGGGcacctccacctcttctcccctgcctgcccccagCCAGACTCCCCTCACCCAGGCAGACCCTGTCAGACAGCTGCTACAGGATGAGCTCTTTAAGCTGGTGCAG TTGCAGCAGGTCAACTTCATGAGTCTGATGCAGGTGGTGGGGGCCTCCTTCAACAGCCTCCCTCACCTTCAGCAGATcagcctccaggcccagcccagcctccaccccccccagcccagcctccaggcccagcccagcctccaccccccccaggcCAACATCCCTCAACCTCAAACTTCTGTTCCACTGACTGTTTCTTATCAGACCTCCACACCCAACCCCCAAGACCACCCAGGACCCCAGGGCTCCAGGCAGCCtcgtccagccccctccagccccacacatAGGGGGGAAACCCCCTCTGATCGCCCCCCTGTCCGCAgccacctccagccctccatggAACCCCCTGTACCAATCTCCCACCTGTTGTCTGTCCATCCTGGTCCAGCAGGAGGCTTCCAAGGGGAGGGAGCGGGGTggatcccctcctcccaggGGCTACTGACCACCGTGGACCCCCTGCCTAGGCCCGCCTCCAGCGCTTCCTTCTTACCCCCCCACGGGGGTCGCAAACAtgacaaccccgcccccgcctccGTTGTGTCAGGACTGAAGCTGCTtcagctccacccctccctgctgtccctgccgccgcccccccccggAGCCCCCGTAAGGGAGGCCTGGGGGCCACATCCTGGGGGGAGAGGCCAAGCGGGGCCCTCCCACCTCAACCTCAGCCTGTACGACCCCGTGACCctgagaaggtctcaggaggaggagaggagggggtggagaggcggaggggaggagagagatgccaCAGCTCCACCTAAACACCTGAATCTGGACCAGTACTCCCAccagacccccctccaccctccacccagaggCACCCAGCCCCCAGAGCACCACACGCAGGCCTCCAGGGGGGCCGAGCCCGCCCACAGACTTCCGACACTCCCGCCCCACAGGCCCCACTCTATCCACGGCCTCCCCTTGCTACACTTCCCCaaccctggcacacacacctccatcagcCTCCCTCACTTACCCCTCCCACTCTGCTCCACATCCctggcccccccacccccctcgggCCCCCCCACCAGGCTCCAGCTGCTCCACAGagacccagacccccccagCATG atggCTCCCCCAGCCGGCCGCCAGGCCAGCGTGGCCAGGCTCATCCCCCTGGAGGAGCTGATGAGCTGGGCCCTGGGCAGGGAAGCGCCTGGAGGGTCCAGGATGCAGCTGCTCAGGGTGGACCCCCAGACTCGGGGCCCCGCCCCGGCTCGcacgccctcctccacctccagcaagAG gcaggtgaggagagagcagagacggagggagggccaggggtcaaaggtcagcttCAGACCCGGAAACTCCATCATCCCACCTCCACAG CCCACTGAGGAAGAACCTGCGGAGTCTGCTGGTGGGGAGGGCTTGGTCTTCCCATTag GGACGTTTGCCTCTGAGCTGAGCGGTCAGGGCCTGGTGGCCAGGGCCTTGTCCACCACGGCAGAGCTCCACGCCTTCGCCTCCACCCACAAGAGGCCCCCGGACAGCCAGGACGCCTGTACCAACACAGAGACAG gctctcctccttccctggctgataaagctgtttctcctggctCCCCAGCAGTTGTTCCTGAAA CAGTGGGCTCCGCTGCGGTTCTCCCTCCTGAGTTGTtcctgaacctgcggttccccAGAGAACCTGCAGACCAGGCTGCTGTGACGCCCTCGCAGTTCATCAACGTGATCGATCTGGAAGATTCTGCCCTCCTCCAGGAGCTACCCTctcgcccccagccctcccctcccacctccgcAGAGCTCCACCTCCTCGCTGCCTCCGTCACTAACTCCGCCCGGCCACAGATGCCCACTGCCAGCACCAGCAGTCAAGACAAGGTGCCCCAAGGTTCACCAG ATGTCTCaatgtcctctcctccagggaccCCCTCCGAGCCTGGGGGAGACCCCGAGATGGTCACCCTGcctcaggggaggagaggccgAGGTGGGGCCCTGGAGGCCTGGAAGCCCTCTGGGATCCAGGTCTCTGCCCACCTGTCAGAGATGGACGCCCAGCTGTCTGCCCTGCAGGACATCGCTGAACACATGGAGAGGGAGTTCTCCAACACCAGGCTG CTGGTGAAGACCATCGAGACCCTGGCTCCAGGCATGGCTCCAGATGAGGAGAGGACACACATGAACAAGACTGTCACTCTGGCCGTGTCACCTGAAG CGTGGAGACCTCGGCCTTCCCTGCCCCTCGTCACTCGACCGTCAGGTTaccatgaagaggaggaggaggaggaggaggaaggtcgAGATACTGAGATAGTCAGTTCAGCTCCGGGCGGTCCGAAtctgcacctctctctttcttctccctccgCTGCAGTCCGGAACACCTCCAGCCACCACATCCCCACAG ATTCAACGTTCAACATGGCTGGATCATCCACAAG GTGGCCTGACCTCAGTGGGCTGAGCGATGTGGCAGACATCTTGGGAGAGCTGGTGAGGGACGGAGCCATGTCCCCCTCGGCCCTGGGCCTGTCCTACAGCCAGGCTGCCCACCTGGGGAG GAGGGCGGGGCAGCAGGGCgcgcgggcggaggaggagaggcgggagctgaggatgtggatgaggaggaagcagagggagaggacggTCGAGTaccacagacagagggaggagaagagagagagggagcgcaaGCCTTTCAAACCCTCCGTCGCTTCA AAGCCAACTTCCAAGGTCTTGGACATCAATAGGAAAaacaaggaggagaaggacaa GATTCTACTGATGGAGCACCACAACCAGAGAGCCCAGGAAGCCTGCTCCCTGATCACAGACCTCCTCACAACCCCTCTGAGCCTGCCCGTGGCCTCCGCACGACCTCTGGCCTCCCCacaacctctcccctctcaggtCACAAGCAGCACGCGAAGAGGTCCTAG GGGGCGGAGCTTGTCTGTTGcgttggagaagaggaggagcgccTCGGCCCTGCTGGGACGGACCcgctccctgtcctccacccggCCGGCCCCGCATGTCCAGGGGTCGTCTGGGGGTCAGGGGACCCTGAGCAGCAGACTAGGCCTCCACCGCCCAG CGAGCGTCTTGCCGAGGGACCGGCTGTCCCAGGTGACCCGGCGGGGCATGCTGTCTGAACAGAGGAGCAGGACGGGGATCCACTCCACCCCCCACGGGGAAACACTCACCACTGGACATG AGCGGTGGAGAGAGCTGAGCCAGTCCCCTCCtggacggagagggggaggaggggcgagggagaggagggagcaggcggaggagagggaggtggtgagCCCGTGGGACCCCCCCCCAGAGATACGCAGACTCCTGGGTCTGGAAGGCTCAGACCCGGGACAG AGTGTGGCAGGAGTGTCAGAGGACCGTGTGGcaggagccagaggaggagcagctggGCTGGAGACCCTGTCTGACAGCACCGGCAGCATCCTCAGCAAGCTGGACTGGGCCGCCATCGAGAGGATCGTGGCTGGAGAGGGCTAG